In a single window of the Streptomyces sp. HUAS ZL42 genome:
- a CDS encoding HupE/UreJ family protein: protein MLGGAVLAAVLVSLTAPAASAHVPTTDGTSTIRQDGALVHYKLEVDYDKLTKAAGLGELPRGATDAEREAFLDSHRAPLASYLADHLTVALDDAPCAATLHDTAITKRQQFLYARLLLTHRCPGSGRGEFTVRYEVFSDTAAIGAEHTNMVDYELGGAGGSDVFDAGHRELRVGQRHAAYAGPHQPQAGETDVSSSTGRFVSMGLKHILFGVDHVLFLVLLLLGAGGWRSVVRLATSFTLAHSVTLALAVLGWVDVPAQIVEPLIALSIVYVAVEHIARGESRHRTLVVFGFGLLHGLGFAGALNFTDHFSGHLLVSLLSFNLGIELGQLTIVLLVFPLLLLARRYSWSKTAHAGAAAVVGAIGFVWLVERLLAPSGAA, encoded by the coding sequence ATGCTGGGAGGTGCGGTTCTCGCCGCAGTCCTGGTCTCGCTGACGGCTCCGGCCGCCTCGGCGCACGTCCCGACGACCGACGGCACCTCCACGATCCGCCAGGACGGGGCACTGGTGCACTACAAACTGGAGGTGGACTACGACAAGCTCACCAAGGCCGCAGGCCTCGGTGAGCTCCCGCGTGGAGCGACGGACGCCGAACGCGAGGCATTCCTCGACTCCCACCGCGCGCCGCTCGCGTCATACCTCGCCGACCACCTGACCGTCGCCCTCGACGACGCCCCCTGTGCCGCCACACTCCACGACACAGCAATCACCAAGCGGCAGCAGTTCCTCTACGCCCGCCTGCTCCTGACCCACCGCTGCCCGGGCTCCGGGCGCGGCGAGTTCACCGTGCGCTACGAGGTGTTCTCCGATACAGCCGCCATCGGCGCCGAGCACACCAACATGGTCGACTACGAACTCGGCGGTGCCGGCGGCAGCGACGTCTTCGACGCCGGCCACCGTGAACTGCGCGTCGGCCAACGCCACGCCGCCTACGCCGGCCCACACCAACCGCAGGCCGGCGAGACGGACGTTTCCTCGTCGACGGGCCGTTTCGTATCCATGGGGCTGAAACACATCCTGTTCGGCGTCGACCACGTGCTCTTCCTGGTGCTCCTCCTGCTCGGCGCGGGAGGATGGCGCAGCGTCGTCAGGCTCGCCACCAGCTTCACCCTCGCCCACAGCGTCACCCTCGCCCTGGCCGTACTCGGCTGGGTCGACGTTCCCGCGCAGATCGTCGAACCCCTGATCGCCCTGTCCATCGTCTACGTCGCAGTCGAGCACATCGCGCGCGGCGAGTCCCGGCACCGCACCCTCGTCGTGTTCGGCTTCGGCCTGCTGCACGGACTGGGCTTCGCCGGAGCCCTCAACTTCACCGACCACTTCAGTGGCCACCTGCTCGTCTCGCTGCTGAGCTTCAACCTCGGCATCGAACTCGGACAACTCACCATCGTCCTGCTCGTCTTCCCGCTGCTCCTGCTGGCCCGCCGGTATTCCTGGTCGAAAACTGCCCACGCCGGCGCAGCCGCCGTCGTCGGCGCCATCGGCTTCGTCTGGCTCGTCGAGCGCCTGCTCGCGCCGAGCGGTGCCGCGTAA
- a CDS encoding DNRLRE domain-containing protein encodes MATAAVATTTAAVATLLTTAPTATAATTTFTPTADTYVQDSTPSTNYGTSSQFTVDNSPVRQSFLKFTVSGLTEAVTSAKLRIRVTSSGNSTNGGMWKSMTDTTWTETGVTWNNKPVIGGATLASLGSVANDQWVEIDVTSVVTSNGTFSFGGTSTSSNGAYYDSRESGADAPQLVINSGTAPSPTPTTSTPPPSGDPVLVGAGDIANCGVGGDEATANLLDGITGTVMAIGDTAYPDGTASDFTNCYDPSWGRFKARTKPATGNHEYHTTGASGYFNYFGASAGDPTKGYYSFDLGNWHVVALNSNCSIVSCAAGSAQEQWLRSDLAASTKQCTVAYWHHPRYTSGSSHGPNTSVKPLYQALYDNNAEVIVTGHNHNYERFAPMDANGATDSTRGIRQFVAGMGGTGLGGFGTIQPNSEVRNSSTWGVLKLTLHAGSYDWQFVPEAGKTFTDSGTNTCH; translated from the coding sequence ATGGCAACCGCAGCAGTCGCCACCACCACTGCCGCCGTCGCGACTCTGCTCACGACCGCTCCCACGGCCACAGCGGCTACCACGACCTTCACGCCGACCGCCGACACCTACGTGCAGGACAGCACCCCGTCGACGAACTACGGCACCTCGTCGCAGTTCACCGTGGACAACTCGCCGGTGCGCCAGTCGTTTTTGAAGTTCACCGTCAGCGGCCTCACCGAGGCCGTCACCAGCGCCAAGCTGCGCATCCGCGTCACCAGCAGCGGCAACAGCACCAACGGCGGCATGTGGAAGTCGATGACTGACACCACCTGGACCGAGACCGGCGTCACCTGGAACAACAAGCCGGTCATCGGCGGCGCCACTCTCGCATCGCTCGGCTCGGTGGCCAACGACCAGTGGGTCGAGATCGACGTGACCTCGGTGGTGACCAGCAACGGCACGTTCAGCTTCGGTGGCACCTCCACCAGCTCCAACGGCGCGTACTACGACTCTCGTGAGTCCGGCGCCGACGCTCCGCAGTTGGTGATCAACAGCGGCACCGCCCCGTCACCCACGCCCACGACGTCGACGCCGCCGCCGTCCGGTGACCCGGTGCTGGTCGGCGCCGGTGACATCGCCAACTGCGGCGTCGGGGGTGACGAGGCCACGGCCAACCTGCTGGACGGCATCACCGGTACCGTCATGGCCATCGGTGACACCGCCTACCCGGACGGCACGGCCTCCGACTTCACCAACTGCTACGACCCATCCTGGGGCCGGTTCAAGGCCCGCACCAAGCCTGCCACCGGCAACCACGAGTACCACACCACAGGTGCGTCGGGGTACTTCAACTACTTCGGTGCTTCGGCGGGAGACCCGACCAAGGGCTACTACTCCTTCGACCTGGGCAACTGGCACGTTGTTGCGCTCAACTCCAACTGCTCGATCGTGTCCTGCGCGGCCGGCTCGGCGCAGGAGCAGTGGCTGCGCAGCGACCTTGCGGCCAGCACCAAGCAGTGCACCGTGGCCTACTGGCACCACCCGCGCTACACCTCCGGCTCCAGCCACGGCCCGAACACCTCGGTGAAGCCCCTGTACCAGGCGCTGTATGACAACAACGCCGAGGTCATCGTGACCGGGCACAACCACAACTACGAGCGGTTCGCCCCCATGGATGCCAATGGCGCCACGGACAGCACCCGCGGCATCCGGCAGTTCGTCGCCGGCATGGGCGGCACCGGCCTGGGCGGCTTCGGCACGATCCAGCCCAACAGCGAGGTCCGCAACAGCAGCACCTGGGGCGTGCTGAAGCTGACCCTGCACGCGGGCAGCTATGACTGGCAGTTCGTCCCCGAGGCGGGCAAGACGTTCACCGACAGCGGCACCAACACCTGCCACTGA
- a CDS encoding MFS transporter: MYLSSIDRPASDATPATDRSRLRGLTMVGGNVFALGTVSLLTDISAEMVTAILPVYLVFGLSMSPLAYGMIDGIYTGATALLRLVGGYVADRVRKPKAVAGIGYAMSALAKLGLLAVGRSAGAIGLVIAVDRAGKGLRTAPRDALITLSAPPQALGRAFGVHRTMDSIGAFLGPIAALAVLAATSQAIDAVLVTSFCIATLGVLIVVLFVRDRHDERLPTAVISPRQALALLRAAPVRRLLIAACLLGFAVIGDGFVYLLLQRRQEMSIGSFPLLAVGTSLAYLLLAIPIGALADRIGRAPIVLGGYTALVIVYLLLFGPLRGWPLVALVLLLYGVFYAATDGVLMALAGPVLPEHLRTTGIALVQTGQALAYLASSVLFGLAWQLWGPVTATRCAAAIAVLAVVATAFLLINRSTTPTDTEVTV; encoded by the coding sequence ATGTATCTGTCCTCGATCGACAGGCCCGCCTCCGATGCCACCCCGGCCACAGACCGCTCCCGCCTGCGCGGGCTCACGATGGTCGGCGGCAACGTGTTCGCGCTCGGCACGGTCAGCCTGCTGACCGACATCTCCGCCGAAATGGTCACCGCGATCCTGCCGGTGTATCTGGTGTTCGGTCTGTCCATGAGCCCGCTGGCCTACGGCATGATCGACGGGATCTACACCGGAGCCACCGCGCTGCTGCGGCTGGTGGGCGGGTACGTCGCGGACCGGGTCCGCAAACCCAAAGCAGTGGCGGGCATCGGATACGCGATGTCGGCGCTGGCCAAGCTGGGGCTGCTCGCGGTCGGCCGCTCGGCCGGCGCGATCGGGCTGGTGATCGCCGTCGACCGGGCCGGAAAGGGACTGCGCACCGCGCCGCGGGACGCTCTGATCACCCTGTCCGCCCCGCCGCAGGCCCTGGGGCGCGCGTTCGGCGTGCACCGGACCATGGACAGTATCGGCGCATTCCTCGGCCCGATCGCCGCCCTCGCCGTACTGGCAGCCACCAGCCAGGCCATCGACGCCGTCCTGGTCACCAGCTTCTGCATCGCCACGCTCGGCGTGCTCATTGTCGTACTCTTCGTCCGGGACCGACACGACGAACGCCTGCCCACCGCCGTGATCTCCCCGCGACAGGCCCTGGCACTGCTGCGGGCCGCGCCGGTACGGCGGCTGCTCATCGCGGCCTGCCTGCTCGGCTTCGCCGTCATCGGCGACGGCTTCGTCTACCTCCTCCTGCAACGCCGCCAGGAGATGTCCATCGGCAGCTTCCCCCTGCTCGCGGTCGGCACCAGCCTGGCCTATCTCCTGCTGGCGATCCCCATCGGGGCGCTGGCCGACCGGATCGGCCGCGCGCCCATCGTGCTCGGCGGCTATACAGCCCTGGTCATCGTCTACCTGCTCCTGTTCGGCCCCCTGCGCGGCTGGCCGCTTGTGGCACTGGTGCTGCTGCTGTACGGCGTCTTCTACGCGGCGACCGACGGTGTCCTGATGGCGCTGGCAGGTCCGGTGCTGCCCGAACACCTGCGCACTACCGGCATCGCGCTGGTCCAGACCGGACAGGCCCTCGCCTACCTCGCCTCCTCCGTCCTGTTCGGACTCGCCTGGCAGCTGTGGGGCCCGGTCACCGCCACCCGGTGCGCCGCCGCCATCGCCGTACTGGCCGTCGTGGCCACGGCCTTCCTTCTGATCAACCGATCCACCACCCCTACCGACACCGAGGTGACCGTATGA